The genomic stretch CTCTCTTTTTCACCATTAATGGTCATGTGAACATTCCATTCATAGATTTTTCTTTAGAATGACTCCCAATCCTCATGAGGGGTGGCACCACCCATAGGTCTAGATatgtagaactcttacagtattttgttaacctataatacttgtcttttcaagactgagttcaaTTAGAAAACTATTCAATTTTAACCCTCATTTGGtgacacactagtactcatatcttagATGGGAAAAAGTTTTGTGTACTACTACTACTcaattgattgacttgttattacctattgaacctagtACTAacttggttactagtattaaaatgggttaccatcaatcgtgaatctctttagggagtctaagtctcattacttgagatgtagaaatgattcaatTTTAGTCATTTctaaacactctcattattttatttaaactttgttgctagctatagtttgattaaaattgtTACACCATTAAAATACAGATTTTGACCAAAGTAAAATCCCCCatattttatacttcaatatccaagataaacatttttttgaatattaattctagaaacctcttgtttctaaattctcctttatgttttaaatttattcCTTCTTCaatcaaaaaaaaaacaataactttagacatcaagcatgtctagatttatctaTTCTATACACATATCGCCaaagtgatttagaatgtggaattctaaGTCACCCATATTTCCATATGCGGTCTTCCATGAACTCTGCATCCAAGGCTCTATCAAGGTTCTCAGTGTAACTGTCTATCCCCACACTACTCAACTTGACGTCTCTGGCTATCATCGGTTTCAATCCCATAATGAAGCGTTCTATCCTCATCGCTTCCGTCATAACTATTTCAGGTGCAAACCTAGTCATTCTGTCAAATTGTTGTGCGTATTCTGTGATAGTATGGTTCCCTCGAACTAGCATAACGAACTCGTCGACTGTGGTGACCATGACTCCAgcactataatacttcttattGAAGGCCAACAGGAAGTCATTAAAAGTCATAGTGGCTAAGTCTCAAGTATTTTTTATGACGTCTCATCAGATTCTCGCATCCTTCTTCAATAATTGGGATGCAAAGGATATCCTCTCCTGGTCATTTAATTCCATGTGTTTAAAGATAGCCTCCATCGAATTGAGCCAATCTTAGGCCTCCAAGGGATCTGGTTTCCACTCAAAGTTTGGTGGGGATtgtttcttgaacctctcatacacttgTTCAAATCCATGAATTTGTACCACTAGACCTACATGCACCTAAAGATCTTGGAAACCCATCCCTTTTCTTCTCCTTTccatctttctttctcttttcccttctttttttcgtgctcccttttctatttttctcTCCAAATTTTTGTAGCCACACAACATGGATTCCCTAGGCTCACTTGTCTTCTATTTATAGTTCCCTAGTGACCTAACCCTAAGGAAAAACCCAAGTGTGAAAACTCAAATCCTATCCCACAAATTAAGCTAAATCCCACCAtttcctctccttacacctcacctaaaccATATTTGCATGTAAAGACAACCCAAGAGATAAGCGTTGTCATCTTATCCTAAAAGATGACAACCCAtttccttttccttttattttcttaaataaaatgaaataaaaataaaacaagccCACTCACATACACACAATTTCGGCACACACCCACactctaaataaataaaaatacaatctattctaatcacataatgtTGTCACACTTAAAATAAATGTAACACTAACAATTAAACACACATTACACAATTATTctaaataatcaattaaatccTAATCCACACAAAACAAACActtcaattatttttttaaagtaaaaaaattaactaaaacataacaattaaataaaaaaaaattgatcactACAATCTACCCTCcgtaaaaagaatttcgtccttgaaattgtCCCTTACCAAACAACTCGGGGTAGCGTTCCCTCATGTCCTCTTCCAATACCCAGATTGCCTCTCTAGTTGAAcaattcttccacaggaccttcaCTAGCGAAATCTTCTTTAACATCAATTCCTTGACTCCTGCCTCTAAGAGTTCAACTAGTTGCTCATCATAACTTAAGTACTGCTTCAGTTCCAATAGTTCATAACTCAACACGTGGGAGGGAACGggtacatacttcctcaacatggaaatatggaacaCATTATACGTCTCAGCGAGTGCTGGTGGTAAAGTCAAGCGATAAGCAACTTGCCCAACTttctccaaaatctcaaatggacctatataccTTGGGTTTAGCTTTCTCTTCTTCCCAAAATGCATGACCCGTTTCATAAGTGAGACCCTCAAAAACACCTGATCACCTAAAGAGAATTCCAACTCTCTTCTCTTAAGATCTGTATAGCTTCTCTGTCTACACTGAGCAGTCAACATCCTCTGCCGAATCTTGGCGACTACTTCAGTGGCCTCTCTCACTGCTTCTCTACCTAGAATCTGTTTCTCCcccacctcatcccaatgtagggGTGTCCTGAATTTTCCTCCATATAACATTCCATATGGGGCCATCCCAATAGTAAACTGATATCTATTTTTATAAGAGAATTCTATTATAGGTAAATATCGACTCCATGATCCCGAAAAGTCAAGTGCACAAGAACTCAACATGTCCTCCAGAATCTATATTGTTCGCTCTGATTGACCATTTGTTTGGGGATGGAAGGCCATAATAAGTTTAAGCCTCATCCCCATAGCTCGttgtaaactcttccaaaactttGAAGTGAACACAGACCCTCTATCAAAGATTATAGATTTTGGCACTCCGTGTAATCGGATGATCTCACttacatataactctgcatattTCTTCGATGTATAAGTTTTCTGAACAGGTAGGAAGTGAgatgacttggtgagtctatcgaTTATCACCCAAGATGAATCATGTTTCTTTAGGGTCCTTGgaaatcctaccacaaagtccatggctatgacttcccatttccattctgggatactgAGGGGTTGGAACAAACCTGTTGGTCTTTGGTGCTCTGCTTTAACCTGTTGACAAGTGAGACATGCatcacatactctgctatgttaCGCTTCAATCCTGACCACTAGTATAATGCTTTTAAGTCATTGAACATTGTGGTAGAACCTGGATGCAGGGAATAAGGGGTAGTGTGAGCCTCTGACATGATGTTGTTTTTCAATTCCTTATCTACTGGCACACAAATTCGATCCTTATACAGTAACAATCCACCCTTGTACTTAGTGAAGTTTTTATCACTCCCTTCCTTGATTAGTGCTTCCTACCTAACCAAAGCCTCGTCCAGTTTATGCTTCGCCTTTGTTTGTTCAAGTAAGGTTGATTGCAGAGTTAAGCTTGATAAGCTCCAAGTAACTAATTCAATTCCACCTACTACCATTTCTTTCTCGAGTGGTGCCTCTATTTAACTTAGTGTTGAGAGAATCCCATAACTACGTCTACTCAAGGCGTCTACTACAAGGCTTGCCTTGCTTGGGTGATAACAGATCtcatagtcatagtcctttactaactccaaccacctccTTTTGCCTCATATTCATCTCCTTCTGGGTGAGGAAATACTTTAGTCTCTTATGGTCTATGTATATCTTTTATATCTCTCCGTAATggtggtgcctccatatcttAAGTGCAAATACTATCGcaaccaactctaaatcatgggtagggtatctctgttcatattctttcaatgGTCTTGAGGTAAATAAGCCACTACTTTACCgtcttgcatcaatacacatcccaAGTCATTCTTGGAAGCATCACGGTATACTACAAACTTCCATTCTTCAGTTGCTACACACAACGCTAGAACTAATATAAACTTATTCTTCATTCTCTGAAATCTCTCTTCATACTTTTAACTCCAAGTATATTTCtaattctttcttgtcaagtTGCTTAGGGGTACAGCAATCTTAGAAAACCCTTCAACAAATTTTCTGTAATACCTTGCCAACCTAAGAAACTTCTAACTTCTTAGGATGAGACCAATCTCAAATAGCCTCGATCCCCTGAGTTTGCAAGATACATCTGACATCCATTGTGAATCATGTTGTGTGCTTTTAAGGCCGAGATTATCGGTGTACGAAGTTTTGCTACGTCGCCCACAAAGGTGAACTATTCCTCATTTTCTAGCTTAAATTTCACTACTTTATTTCGACATTCGATGGTTGTTCCATACTTAACCAACCAATCAATACCAAGAATAACCTCATAGTCTGTTATGTCTAAATCGATCAATTATCCTGGACATATTCCGCCTTCAATATATGTTGGGGTTGCCGATATCACCCGAAGGTAACAACATAATAAATCCCTAACTAAAATCCCTATAGGGCACTCCTAGGCTATCTATCATTTCCACGAaaataaaagaatgtgtagctcctgaatcaataaGGACTTTACATAATTTACCAGctatagagatctgacctgtTACAATGGTGTTACTGGCCTCGACTTGTCCTTGTGTCAATGCGAAGACTCGGGCTGGCACAAGATTGTCATTGCCTCTTTGTCTAGCCCCTGCCCCCATCTGTGGACAGTTTCTCTTTATATGACCTGCCTGACCACATTTGAAGCATTTCCCAGTGTTTTCCCTACACTCACCTGGGTGCTTACTGATAGGAtatatttttaatactttttagccttagttttattacttttattattattttatatttttagttatttttatgtgtggttgttgtatttttcaggttTTCATTTGTTACAAGgatatttgaaatattatcttcaattaaaataaaaatgataaaagatacttatttgaattgattggagagaataaaggagaattcaaacttaaattgttggagAAATCTGAGATAGTTTCGGTATTTTGACCATGTCTCCTTACTCACATATATGATTTAAATTTTCTTTGTGGCATTCAAAAGATTATTCAAAGACCTACGAAAGCTTGTTTCATAAGAAAAGTCAAATTTGGGCATTTACTTGGTGATATTTGAGCTAAAAGATTACGGAAGCTAGAGTTacgggatttgaaattcaaatgaagaTATTTTTTAGCATTATGAAGTTACAAGTGGAAACATCtagaaaattattttcacaaccttatcactataaaaaaaaatgttttagaTTATTTCAGAGCTTTCTCTCTTCTCTCATCTCTCTTACTCCTCTCTCtcctatctctttctctctttctattattttccatgaactaattttctttttagggtgttaatggattcttcttgaaaccttatAATTATCTAATAcaatttttatgaatttcctatcaatattttgaattgtttaacttgtgtttaatgcttgtgaatgtttgatcaccatttgcatgatCTATATGATTTTAAACTGAGATAtgagaagtgaaggataaatatgctatagtcaaataatcataaatttatattAGACAAGAATACgtgtatgatttgtgtagcttcGGGATTACGTGTTTAATGCATGTGATATGTTAATTTACAACAGAGATGTAGGAGATTTGCTTATTGTAGAGAATAATAAGTCCTGGAAAGAATATAATTTACCATTGTAATCTGCTTTCACGATAGAGATAAGAATTATTAAATTCAAATTAGAGAagcataggtggatagttgatgaaattaataaccCTATATTATTATCTGTTGAATTAGAATATCTATTATTGAGACttttattgttcttgttatttttttttatttcttttagtttTAGTAAATTATATATTCATTAATCGTCAaataaattagaaataaaaattaattcattgGCAATTAATATTCAATCCTCGTGGGAATGATACtctatttatcactttattacttgtttacgATTACATATACTTGCATACATAAATTTCACAACACTTACGGTTACACTTCCGACAAAATGGGAACTCGACTCTCCGACCTGCTGGTTACTGTTGCCACTGCTCTTGGTTGCTGCTTTGGGCTTCTTGTCTGACGCACTTCCCTAACCCTCATGAAATTTTCTCTTGTTGTCACCCTGCCCTGAATGATTATTCCTTGTCTCTCTCTTAGCTGCCCCATCTTTCCAGATGCGGTCTTCCATGAACTTTGCATCCAAGGCTCTATCCAAGATCTTAGCATAACTATCTATCCCCACACTAGTCAAATTGATGTCTCTGGATATCATCAGTTTCAATCCATTAATGAGGCACTGGATCCTCATGGCTTCCGTCAAAACTATTTCAGGTGCAAACCTAGTCAATCTATCAAATAGTTGTGTGTATTCTGTGATAGTACGGTTCCCTTGAACTAGCGTAACGAACTCGTCGACCCTGGTGGCCATGACggcaacactataatacttcttattGAAGGCCAACACGAAGTCATTCCAAGTCATAGTGGCTAAGTCTCGAGTCTTTTTGATGACGTCCCATTAGATTCTCTCATCATTCTTCAGAAAGTGGGATGCATAAGATATCCTCTCCCGGTCATTTAATTCCATGTGTTCAAAGATAGCCCCACCGACTTTAGCCAATCTTCGGCCTCCAAGGGATCTGGTTTCCCCTCAAATTTGGGTGGcggttgtttcctgaacctctcatacacttgTTCAAATCCATGAATTTGTACCCCTAGACCTACTGGCACCTAAAGATCTTGGAAACCCTTCCCTCTTCTCCTCCTTTCcaactttctttctctctttatcCTTCTCTTTTTCGTGctcccttttctatttttctcTCCAAATTTTGACAGCCACACAACAAGGATTCCCAAGGCTCCCATGTCTTCTATTTATAGTACCCTAGTG from Humulus lupulus chromosome 5, drHumLupu1.1, whole genome shotgun sequence encodes the following:
- the LOC133779606 gene encoding uncharacterized protein LOC133779606 — encoded protein: MAPYGMLYGGKFRTPLHWDEVGEKQILGREAVREATEVVAKIRQRMLTAQCRQRSYTDLKRRELEFSLGDQVFLRVSLMKRVMHFGKKRKLNPRYIGPFEILEKVGQVAYRLTLPPALAETYNVFHISMLRKYVPVPSHVLSYELLELKQYLSYDEQLVELLEAGVKELMLKKISLVKVLWKNCSTREAIWVLEEDMRERYPELFGKGQFQGRNSFYGG